In the Chlorobium limicola DSM 245 genome, one interval contains:
- a CDS encoding DUF3683 domain-containing protein, protein MMLTTGPETAKISHAVPREIPFNYTSADDRQAIASLLGLDIVRTLDELREHRVTGRSARLLMGIIGEILIHRRNPYLFQELVDSSQRRQRLFERAAKDLDIIANTANGETRVITVVAAVREQLDRFSTAVENTPELRRRLKRELGAVVGVKNVLYDPFSLAAHATDATDWRLHLPVAVVTPAEEHQVAPLVTAIANLGLKIIPRGAGTGLTGGAVPLRSRCVIINMEKLNRIKGLSVRDFRLADGSVRQASVIDVESGVVTEKAMHEADEHGLVFATDPTSEWSCTVGGNIAENAGGKMAVRWGTCIDNLLEWNMAMPSGERWTVRRTDHQLRKILHEDTVSFEVLDEAGKRLERIELTGTDIRKKGLWKDITNKALGGVPGLQKEGTDGVITSALFVLYPKYPEKKTLCLEFFGHDMDEASKVIVELSRIFPLPLNDEEALLALEHFDDEYVRAIDYKVKAPRPQTPKAVLLIDIAARTPAEVQRGVERVDALLERYPNTLMFVARDNAESVRFWADRKKLSAIARRTNAFKLNEDIVIPLEALAEFARFIDHLNTGEERYSQLRFIERAEEILKTATVHEDGGQYASKVPAGLGLCGEFRLKLLAAPDDLLRSLDILHELGRELAELLQGYPKILGAVEQMNQYVRNSRIAIATHMHAGDGNVHVNIPVLSNDRVMLERADKVVDQVMGKVISLGGVVSGEHGIGVTKLKYLDAAIVDELARYRKKVDPQGLMNPGKLEDFDALRYIFTPSFNLLELEAHILKRAKIEELSKKVDYCIRCGKCKTDCCVYYPSRGMFYHPRNKNLAIGSLIEALLFDAQRERSTDFELLQWLDEVADHCTICHKCLKPCPVDIDTGEVSVLERELLAGRGFKHSSPITEMTLHYLDSRSSVFNKVFRNSVLRFGGAVQRAGCRITAPLQHEDDPPAFYPLRLLRSSIPPVPEKTLRDVLPECGQDQVLVFEPSGEIHSTVFYFPGCGSERLNSTISMAALHVLLDIGTRVVLPPPFLCCGFPAHVNAKSDQYSNIVLRNTVLFSQIREMFSYLDFDACVVTCGTCLEGLDSIETGRLFGGRIMDASAYVLEKGLKLDGNGRYLYHAPCHDSLSGKALETLRKLGGFETIDSVPHCCSEAGTLALSRPDITDAMLHRKREAIREAMNGSERKVMLTNCPSCVQGLGRNLDLGIEPKHLVVALAEKHSGEKWQEKLRVQAIRATAVSF, encoded by the coding sequence ATGATGTTAACTACCGGCCCTGAAACAGCGAAGATTTCGCATGCTGTTCCAAGGGAAATACCATTCAATTATACTTCGGCTGACGATCGGCAGGCGATTGCCTCGCTGCTTGGCCTCGATATTGTACGAACGCTCGACGAGCTTCGTGAGCATCGGGTGACCGGACGTTCTGCTCGACTTCTCATGGGGATTATCGGTGAAATTCTTATTCATCGCCGTAACCCCTATCTTTTTCAGGAGCTGGTCGACTCGTCACAGCGCCGACAGCGCCTGTTCGAAAGGGCGGCAAAGGATCTCGATATTATTGCCAATACCGCTAACGGCGAAACCCGAGTCATAACGGTCGTTGCCGCCGTACGCGAACAGCTTGACCGTTTCAGTACAGCCGTAGAAAATACTCCCGAGCTTCGCAGACGGCTGAAGCGGGAACTTGGGGCGGTTGTGGGAGTGAAAAATGTACTTTACGATCCGTTCTCTCTGGCAGCGCATGCAACCGACGCTACCGACTGGAGACTGCATCTCCCCGTTGCCGTCGTTACGCCTGCAGAGGAGCATCAGGTAGCCCCCCTGGTTACGGCCATCGCCAATCTCGGGCTCAAGATCATTCCGAGGGGTGCCGGAACCGGACTTACAGGAGGAGCGGTTCCGCTGCGTTCCCGCTGCGTCATTATCAATATGGAGAAGCTCAACCGTATCAAGGGCTTATCCGTGCGTGATTTCAGGCTCGCCGACGGCTCGGTGAGGCAGGCTTCCGTCATCGACGTTGAGTCGGGAGTGGTAACCGAGAAAGCCATGCATGAAGCAGACGAACACGGGCTGGTTTTTGCAACCGATCCTACAAGCGAATGGTCGTGCACGGTTGGCGGCAATATTGCGGAAAATGCCGGAGGCAAAATGGCCGTACGGTGGGGCACCTGCATCGATAATCTGCTTGAATGGAACATGGCCATGCCTTCAGGCGAACGGTGGACGGTCAGAAGAACCGATCACCAGCTTCGGAAAATCCTGCATGAGGACACGGTCTCTTTCGAGGTGCTCGATGAAGCCGGAAAACGTCTTGAGCGGATCGAACTTACCGGTACCGATATACGTAAAAAAGGTCTCTGGAAGGATATTACCAACAAGGCACTCGGTGGTGTTCCGGGTCTGCAGAAAGAGGGAACGGATGGCGTTATAACATCGGCGCTCTTTGTCCTGTACCCGAAATACCCTGAAAAGAAGACGCTCTGTCTGGAGTTTTTCGGGCACGATATGGACGAGGCAAGCAAGGTTATTGTCGAGTTATCAAGAATATTTCCTCTCCCCCTGAACGATGAAGAGGCGTTGCTTGCTCTCGAACATTTCGATGACGAATACGTCAGGGCAATCGACTATAAAGTCAAGGCTCCGCGTCCGCAGACCCCCAAAGCGGTTCTGCTTATCGACATAGCCGCCCGGACGCCAGCCGAGGTGCAGCGCGGCGTCGAACGTGTGGATGCGCTGCTTGAGCGATATCCGAATACGCTCATGTTCGTGGCGCGCGATAATGCCGAATCGGTACGATTCTGGGCCGACCGCAAGAAACTCAGCGCTATCGCCCGAAGGACCAACGCATTCAAGCTTAACGAGGATATCGTTATTCCTCTCGAAGCGCTTGCTGAATTCGCACGTTTCATCGATCACCTTAATACCGGCGAGGAGCGCTATTCGCAACTTCGGTTTATCGAACGGGCGGAAGAGATACTTAAAACTGCAACAGTACATGAAGATGGAGGCCAGTACGCCTCAAAAGTTCCTGCAGGTCTTGGCCTATGCGGCGAGTTTCGCCTGAAACTGCTTGCCGCTCCGGATGATCTGCTGCGTTCTCTCGATATTCTGCACGAGCTTGGCAGGGAACTTGCCGAACTGTTGCAAGGGTATCCGAAAATACTGGGAGCCGTCGAGCAGATGAACCAGTACGTTCGTAACAGCCGCATTGCGATTGCGACCCACATGCATGCAGGGGACGGCAATGTGCATGTGAACATTCCGGTGCTCTCCAATGACCGGGTGATGCTCGAACGTGCCGATAAGGTTGTCGATCAGGTGATGGGAAAGGTTATTTCTCTTGGGGGCGTGGTTTCAGGAGAGCACGGTATCGGCGTTACAAAACTGAAATATCTGGATGCCGCAATTGTTGACGAACTTGCCCGTTATCGGAAAAAAGTCGATCCGCAAGGGCTCATGAATCCCGGAAAGCTTGAAGATTTTGACGCTCTCAGATACATTTTCACGCCGTCGTTCAATCTGCTTGAACTCGAAGCGCATATTCTTAAACGGGCCAAGATCGAGGAGTTATCCAAAAAAGTCGATTACTGCATCCGATGCGGCAAATGCAAGACCGACTGTTGTGTGTACTATCCGTCCCGGGGCATGTTCTACCATCCCCGCAACAAGAATCTTGCTATCGGTTCGCTTATCGAGGCCCTGCTTTTCGATGCCCAGCGTGAGCGCTCCACCGATTTTGAGCTGCTCCAGTGGCTCGATGAAGTTGCCGATCACTGCACGATCTGTCATAAATGCCTCAAACCCTGTCCGGTCGATATCGATACCGGCGAGGTTTCCGTGCTTGAGCGCGAACTGCTTGCCGGCAGGGGATTCAAGCACTCCTCTCCCATAACCGAGATGACTTTGCACTATCTCGACAGCCGTTCTTCGGTATTCAACAAGGTGTTCCGCAACTCCGTTCTGCGTTTCGGCGGTGCGGTCCAGCGGGCCGGGTGCCGGATTACGGCGCCGCTGCAGCACGAGGACGATCCGCCGGCATTCTATCCGCTCAGGCTCTTGCGCTCTTCGATACCGCCTGTTCCCGAAAAGACGCTGCGCGACGTTCTGCCCGAATGCGGTCAGGACCAGGTGCTGGTTTTCGAACCTTCGGGGGAGATTCACTCTACGGTTTTTTATTTCCCGGGCTGTGGTTCGGAGCGCCTGAACTCGACCATTTCGATGGCGGCTCTGCATGTGCTGCTCGATATCGGTACACGCGTGGTTCTTCCTCCGCCATTTCTTTGCTGCGGTTTTCCCGCTCACGTCAATGCGAAGAGCGATCAGTATTCGAATATTGTATTGCGAAATACAGTGCTGTTCAGCCAGATTCGCGAAATGTTCTCTTATCTCGATTTCGATGCCTGCGTCGTAACCTGCGGCACCTGTCTTGAAGGCCTCGATTCCATCGAGACCGGAAGACTTTTCGGAGGCCGGATCATGGACGCATCGGCATATGTTCTTGAAAAAGGACTCAAGCTCGATGGCAACGGAAGGTATCTCTATCACGCCCCCTGTCACGATTCGCTGAGCGGAAAAGCACTCGAAACGCTTCGCAAGCTGGGAGGATTCGAAACCATTGATTCTGTTCCGCACTGCTGTTCAGAAGCCGGAACGCTTGCGCTTTCGCGGCCGGATATCACCGATGCCATGCTGCATCGCAAACGTGAGGCTATTCGTGAAGCTATGAACGGATCTGAGAGAAAGGTCATGCTTACCAACTGTCCCTCCTGTGTCCAGGGACTCGGCAGAAACCTTGATCTCGGTATCGAGCCGAAACATCTCGTGGTTGCGCTGGCCGAAAAGCATTCCGGCGAAAAGTGGCAGGAAAAACTGCGTGTTCAGGCAATCCGAGCAACGGCGGTCAGTTTCTGA
- a CDS encoding Nif11-like leader peptide family natural product precursor, with amino-acid sequence MSIESARQFLVQLTEEEAFRDNLVRQLAEKRRELVSAAGYDFTEEELEAAKSVLPSGALGHVAGWFCDVENDKTVMRGRRCGGGLWH; translated from the coding sequence ATGTCAATCGAATCCGCAAGGCAATTTCTTGTACAGCTGACCGAGGAGGAGGCTTTTCGTGACAATCTGGTGCGACAGCTTGCCGAAAAACGTCGCGAGCTGGTCAGCGCTGCAGGGTATGATTTTACCGAAGAAGAACTCGAAGCGGCAAAATCGGTCCTGCCGTCCGGTGCTCTCGGCCATGTGGCAGGCTGGTTCTGTGACGTTGAAAATGATAAAACGGTTATGCGCGGAAGACGGTGCGGAGGAGGCCTCTGGCATTGA
- a CDS encoding SDR family NAD(P)-dependent oxidoreductase, with protein sequence MRLRGKTALVTGAAGGIGSAAALCFAEEGASLVLSDIDIDGCETLCRQITERGGNASVVGADLTSEEQIVDLFAAIRKTEGRLDILVNIAGGDLDPFSGADAISGEAIDRNLALNLKSCMLSCREAVKIMQPRQYGRIVNMSSLVYRGADHQFSYAAAKGGIAAFTRSLALSLGQSNITVNALAPALVDVPVFRKALGTERWEALVRECASRYPLKRVATSLDVAKAALFLASDDASFITGQILEISGGARL encoded by the coding sequence ATGAGACTCAGAGGTAAAACTGCGCTCGTCACGGGAGCGGCAGGGGGCATCGGAAGTGCTGCGGCGCTCTGCTTCGCAGAAGAGGGAGCCTCTCTGGTACTGAGCGATATCGATATCGACGGTTGTGAAACGCTCTGCCGCCAGATTACGGAGCGTGGCGGCAACGCATCGGTTGTCGGTGCGGATCTGACGAGCGAAGAGCAGATTGTCGATCTGTTTGCGGCCATACGAAAAACCGAGGGCCGGCTCGATATTCTGGTAAACATTGCAGGAGGCGATCTCGATCCCTTTTCCGGTGCTGATGCGATCAGCGGTGAGGCGATCGATCGGAACCTTGCGCTCAATCTGAAGTCGTGTATGCTTTCCTGCAGGGAAGCTGTCAAAATCATGCAACCCCGGCAGTACGGACGGATTGTCAACATGAGTTCCCTTGTTTACCGGGGTGCCGATCACCAGTTTTCCTATGCTGCCGCCAAAGGCGGCATTGCCGCGTTTACCCGTTCTCTTGCCCTGTCCCTCGGACAGAGCAATATAACCGTCAATGCCCTCGCGCCTGCCCTTGTCGATGTGCCGGTTTTCCGAAAAGCTCTCGGTACGGAACGCTGGGAGGCCCTGGTCAGGGAGTGCGCCTCCCGTTATCCGCTCAAACGGGTTGCAACCTCTCTCGATGTTGCCAAAGCAGCCCTGTTTCTCGCTTCTGACGACGCATCGTTCATAACCGGGCAGATTCTTGAAATTTCAGGGGGCGCAAGGTTGTAG
- a CDS encoding glycosyltransferase family 2 protein: protein MMFSNNRPLVSVTVPMYNNSRFIGDTIRSILGQSFSDFELLIYDDQSTDDSFDIAASFSDSRIKLFRNPVNLGPEQNWNRAISDVRGRYVKLVCGDDILFPECIEKQIAVLDSSASAGISLVSCPRTIIDSEGKSLIKKVNFVAKGRNEAVDVIRKMIRMGTNIIGEPVCGLYPAELIGKINGYSAVVPYTIDLDFWIQLLKHGDLYMIDEPLCAFRISNVSWSSRIGEMRQQQFLEFMEQVASDKRHEVTDLDMFIGRINCAVQSMTSLMGFKLFASHE from the coding sequence ATGATGTTTTCCAATAACCGGCCGCTGGTTTCGGTCACTGTTCCTATGTACAATAACTCCCGTTTTATCGGCGATACCATCCGTTCGATTCTCGGGCAGTCGTTTTCCGATTTCGAACTTCTGATATACGATGATCAATCAACCGACGATTCGTTTGATATTGCAGCATCATTTTCCGATTCTCGTATAAAGCTTTTCAGAAACCCTGTCAATCTCGGACCTGAGCAAAACTGGAACCGGGCGATCAGCGATGTCAGGGGCAGGTATGTCAAGCTCGTTTGCGGAGATGATATTCTCTTTCCGGAATGTATCGAGAAGCAAATCGCTGTTCTTGACAGTTCCGCTTCTGCTGGAATAAGTCTTGTGAGCTGTCCCCGCACCATCATCGATTCTGAAGGGAAATCGCTCATTAAAAAAGTCAACTTTGTCGCGAAAGGCCGTAACGAAGCGGTTGACGTGATCAGAAAAATGATCCGCATGGGCACCAATATCATCGGCGAGCCGGTATGTGGCCTCTATCCTGCGGAACTCATCGGAAAAATAAACGGTTACAGTGCCGTTGTGCCATATACCATCGATCTCGATTTCTGGATACAACTACTCAAACACGGCGATCTCTATATGATCGACGAACCGCTCTGCGCATTTCGTATTTCAAATGTTTCCTGGTCGTCGAGAATAGGTGAGATGCGTCAGCAACAGTTTCTTGAGTTCATGGAACAGGTGGCATCGGACAAGCGCCATGAAGTAACCGACCTCGATATGTTTATCGGCCGCATCAATTGTGCCGTCCAGTCCATGACCAGTCTCATGGGCTTCAAGCTGTTCGCCAGCCACGAGTAA
- a CDS encoding pentapeptide repeat-containing protein: protein MQNNIRSILLFCALVPALPVSASAFNTADFNALKTGVKPWNSYRAGLGGRVADLSGAQLKGMNLRGADLSYADLSGADLASSDLSKARLDHARLDSAVLRSALLVRASLDKARLHNADLEDAVLEAASFKGAFMQTAVLKKADCTGADFSGADLRETNFREARLAGALLTGADLRATYLWRADMSRSVLSGSRVSPSTVLASGSYASQEWASEHRAEFLNDAPEPVQVVAGMARTGQPLPTVTGNVGNSESAKSGSKGNLWRNSGSGAAVVYDQVLYKKLKSGVFAWNDMRKRNRAMEVNLRQAKFDQKNLSYADLAHARLQGASFRKADLFDADLRNADLSGCDMREANLEKADLGGADLSGVNLWRANLGRARLNGVKVSASTVLDTGKKADQKWAERHDAVFIHE, encoded by the coding sequence ATGCAAAATAATATCCGTTCGATTCTCCTTTTCTGCGCTCTTGTGCCGGCATTGCCTGTCTCTGCCTCGGCCTTCAATACCGCAGATTTCAATGCGCTGAAAACCGGCGTGAAACCATGGAACAGTTACAGGGCCGGGCTCGGCGGACGTGTCGCGGATCTTTCCGGGGCGCAGCTTAAGGGCATGAACCTGAGAGGGGCGGACTTGAGCTACGCCGATCTTTCCGGTGCCGATCTCGCCAGTTCCGATCTCAGTAAAGCCAGGCTCGATCATGCCCGACTCGACTCGGCCGTACTCCGTTCGGCTTTGCTGGTCAGGGCTTCGCTCGATAAAGCGCGGCTCCATAATGCCGATCTTGAAGACGCAGTGCTTGAAGCCGCTTCGTTCAAAGGAGCCTTTATGCAGACCGCGGTACTCAAGAAGGCAGACTGCACCGGCGCCGATTTCAGCGGTGCCGATCTCCGGGAAACGAATTTTCGTGAAGCGAGGCTTGCCGGTGCACTGCTAACCGGTGCTGATCTGCGAGCGACCTACCTCTGGCGGGCCGACATGAGCAGGTCGGTATTGAGTGGTTCCAGGGTTTCGCCGTCCACGGTACTGGCTTCAGGCAGCTATGCTTCGCAGGAGTGGGCTTCGGAGCATCGCGCGGAGTTCCTCAACGATGCACCTGAGCCCGTTCAGGTTGTCGCAGGAATGGCTCGTACCGGTCAGCCTCTTCCAACGGTAACGGGAAACGTCGGAAACTCTGAGTCGGCAAAAAGCGGCTCGAAGGGAAACCTGTGGCGCAACTCCGGTTCCGGCGCAGCTGTCGTTTATGATCAGGTGCTCTATAAAAAGCTGAAATCCGGGGTATTCGCATGGAACGATATGCGCAAGCGCAACCGGGCCATGGAAGTCAATCTCCGTCAAGCGAAATTCGATCAGAAAAATCTCAGTTATGCCGATCTTGCCCATGCCAGGCTGCAGGGAGCAAGTTTCAGGAAGGCCGATCTTTTCGATGCCGACCTTCGGAACGCCGATCTTTCGGGATGCGATATGCGCGAAGCGAATCTTGAAAAGGCCGATCTGGGAGGAGCCGATCTTTCCGGTGTGAATCTCTGGCGGGCGAATCTCGGCCGCGCGCGTCTTAACGGCGTTAAGGTTTCCGCCTCTACTGTTCTCGATACCGGCAAAAAGGCTGATCAGAAGTGGGCTGAACGGCATGATGCCGTATTTATTCATGAGTAA